DNA from Granulicella arctica:
TTTCGCAAACCACGAAGTCTTGAAGGCTCTTACATAATTTGTGGACGACGTTGCCATCAGAGATAGTGTAGCACCTAGTGCAACATTCATTAAATGATCAGCAGGGCGGCGCAGGAATTCAAGCTTTGTGAGTGCGAGAAAGGGCGGCGTTCATTTCGCTCGATACATGCGCTTTGCTCAGGTGCGTGTACCGGGCGCTCATGGCAATCGTCTTGTGGCCTAGCACCTCTTGAATCACGCGCTGATTAGCATTGTTGGCGGCGAGGCGTGAGCCAGCGGTGTGCCGGCTGAGCTGATGCCAGCCAAGGCCGGTGATGCCTGTCTCTCGCTTGGCCTTCTCAAACCACTCTCGATTCTCACGGATCGTAAACACTCTTCCGTCGAGCTTCATCCGCTTCGTCTCTCTGTTGCCTCTCAGTTCCTGCATTCGGGCTTGGATGTTCTGTTGATCCTTTAGGGCCTCGTATACGTCATCCGTCATCGGAACGGTATGCGGCACTCCCGTCTTCGTATCCGGCAGAGTGATAAGGCGCAGCTTGAAGTTAACGTCCGCCCAGGTGAGTGCATACTGATTGCCTTTGCGCATTCCGGTTTGTGAGCCAACCGTGATCTCATTCGGATGCTCGCGCAATTCCAGGCGAGTCATCTCATAGTCCTCCGGAGTCTCCGCAATCCAACTCTCCAAGACGGCGCGGAGCTTGTCTTCTTCGGCATCGCTCATCCAGCGCGGATGTCCGAGAGTCACGGCAAAATGCGAGACGTCGCGGCATGGGTTGGATTCCACTAGCTTCCGTTCTTTCGCATACGTGTAGACGGCAGAGAGGGTGGACTTGTAGCGATTGAGCGTTGCAGCGGCCAGACCAAGGGAGATAAGCCAATCCTTGATTTCGTGAGGTTCCAGGGAAACTGCCGAACGGTCGCCAAACGCGTCCTTGATGGCTCCGAGACGCTGTGGAGGGTTCACCTGATCTTTCGGACGTTCGGGGTTGTTCGGGTTCTGGAGATGGGCAAGGTACTGATCGCAGAGTTCACCAATTAGAAGGCTATTGGCTCGATGTTCCTTGAGCTCTTTCTTTTCGGCCAACGTCAGGAGAGGTTCCGCTGCGCTGGAGGGAAGAGAAGCGACACCCTCTTTGTGACGTAGCCCCTTGGCCGTCTCCAGCCAGACAACTGCAGATTCGTGGTCCAGGAAGTTCTTCCGAACTCGGCTTCCGTCTGCCTTGTATTGAGCCTCCCACGTTCCTCGATCAGGACGGAACTTGATGCCTCGAACCTCTTTTGGCCTTCGTGCCATCGCGAGTGCCTCCGCTACCATCATAAATTCCTGGTGGCACTTTGGTGGCACTTTTGTACCGATTTTCCTGCATGCGTGTGCAAGTCATTGCAAGGTTAAAATCTTGTAAGAATTGCTGTAATAAGGAGTTACTGGTTTATTTGCAGCTTGCTGCGGCTCCCTGCAAACCCCTAAAATCGCCCTCTCAAGGCGAAGAGTCCGGGTTCGAGCCCCGGTAACGCTACCAATGTATCCTTCAAAATGAATAGTTGCAGGTCTTGCGGTGAGAACACCCGCAGGGCTGAAATCAGGTGAGATACGAAAACGATACGCCCCGCAAGTTTACTTGCGGGGCGTATCGCTTTTGTTCTGGAAGGACATTTTGAGGGATGAGCGCTCCGGCAGAATTTCAGGAGGTCAGCCATCGGGATTAAGACGTGAGAACTGATGAGGCGTGTGTTGAGCTGCTTCTTGCCGATGAGGTAGTCCAGAACCCTGCAACTGATGGAGAGCATCTGCGCCGCTTCGAAGCGACCGACAAACAATCTCTACTCGGTGGCGATCGTGGCGTGTCCTGAAGGTTTGCGTACTGGTGAGGTGCGCTTGCTTCATGGGTGGTCTCCATGGCATCGTCTGTATCGAGCAGGGGGCATCCGACGGATGCCCGTCCAATACAAATTTCGTGTGGATAAAGTGAGGAAGCAACGCTCGCCCAGTCAAAATCCCCCACTACAAAGGCCGCTCGCGACAGAACGAGAAATGGATAATCACAGATCGCGACTATCGTTCGGGTCGACAGCGCATAACGATCAAACACGAAGTTCTTCACAGAAAAATGCTTTGACCAATGCTGCATCCTGCTTCGCACTTTGTAGTAGAACCGTATAAACCACCAGAAAGGTTACATT
Protein-coding regions in this window:
- a CDS encoding tyrosine-type recombinase/integrase, encoding MARRPKEVRGIKFRPDRGTWEAQYKADGSRVRKNFLDHESAVVWLETAKGLRHKEGVASLPSSAAEPLLTLAEKKELKEHRANSLLIGELCDQYLAHLQNPNNPERPKDQVNPPQRLGAIKDAFGDRSAVSLEPHEIKDWLISLGLAAATLNRYKSTLSAVYTYAKERKLVESNPCRDVSHFAVTLGHPRWMSDAEEDKLRAVLESWIAETPEDYEMTRLELREHPNEITVGSQTGMRKGNQYALTWADVNFKLRLITLPDTKTGVPHTVPMTDDVYEALKDQQNIQARMQELRGNRETKRMKLDGRVFTIRENREWFEKAKRETGITGLGWHQLSRHTAGSRLAANNANQRVIQEVLGHKTIAMSARYTHLSKAHVSSEMNAALSRTHKA